A genomic region of uncultured Paludibaculum sp. contains the following coding sequences:
- a CDS encoding APC family permease, whose amino-acid sequence MAQPAARQGLLRSLRTRDLTAVVINGVIGAGIFGLPSRVFALSGDYSLLAFFVCAICVAIIVASFAEVASRFSETGGPYLYARVAFGPGAAFAVGWLLWVARVSAFAANCSLLAEYLALFVPAFSAGPARAVLVAGIVAALTLLNIRGIRPVATASNVLAVGKLVPLFGFAIVGLFFLHSQQFDFRQPPEYRSFALSVLLLVFAFTGFEMGMVPAGESTDPKRNLPTALLSGMAVVIVLYVLVQVVCIGTLPGLAASKRPLADAAGAFLGPWGAAVMAFGLVLSLAGNLNVIVLSASRTLFAMGEQGDLPASLARLHPSYRTPVAAVLWTTAAMLALTLSGTYVYLVTVSTLSRLAAYLATCGAMPVFRRRADAPSALFRTPGGVPMAMLGVLVCLWLFSSSTWREARDTLLAAGLGFVLFAGTRWWATRGEVEPRRGS is encoded by the coding sequence ATGGCTCAGCCGGCGGCGAGGCAGGGGCTGCTCCGTTCGCTGCGCACCCGCGATCTGACGGCTGTCGTCATTAACGGAGTCATCGGCGCGGGCATCTTCGGGCTGCCTTCGCGCGTATTCGCATTGAGCGGCGACTACAGCCTGTTGGCCTTCTTCGTCTGTGCGATCTGTGTCGCAATCATCGTGGCCTCGTTCGCGGAGGTGGCCAGCCGGTTCTCTGAAACCGGAGGGCCGTATTTATACGCCCGTGTGGCGTTTGGGCCGGGTGCGGCGTTCGCGGTGGGCTGGCTGCTGTGGGTGGCGCGGGTTTCGGCGTTCGCGGCCAACTGCTCGTTGCTGGCGGAGTACCTGGCGCTGTTTGTGCCCGCGTTCTCGGCCGGACCGGCGCGTGCCGTCCTGGTGGCGGGCATTGTCGCGGCGCTGACGCTGCTGAACATCCGGGGCATCCGGCCGGTGGCCACGGCCAGCAATGTCCTGGCGGTGGGGAAACTGGTGCCGTTGTTTGGCTTCGCGATTGTTGGCCTGTTCTTCCTGCATTCGCAGCAGTTCGACTTTCGACAGCCGCCGGAGTACCGGTCGTTCGCGCTCTCTGTCCTACTGCTCGTGTTTGCGTTCACAGGCTTTGAGATGGGGATGGTACCGGCTGGGGAATCGACGGATCCGAAGCGGAACCTACCCACAGCGCTGCTTTCGGGCATGGCCGTGGTGATCGTGTTGTATGTGCTGGTGCAGGTGGTGTGCATCGGAACGCTGCCGGGGTTGGCTGCTTCGAAGCGTCCGCTGGCCGACGCGGCGGGCGCCTTTCTCGGACCTTGGGGCGCGGCGGTGATGGCCTTCGGGCTGGTGCTTTCGCTGGCGGGAAACCTGAATGTGATCGTGCTTTCAGCCTCAAGGACCCTGTTCGCGATGGGGGAGCAGGGTGACCTGCCCGCCTCGCTGGCGCGCCTGCATCCAAGCTACCGGACGCCCGTCGCAGCCGTGCTGTGGACTACGGCGGCCATGCTGGCCCTGACGCTCTCAGGCACTTATGTCTACCTGGTTACGGTGAGTACGCTGTCGCGGCTGGCCGCGTACCTGGCCACCTGTGGGGCGATGCCGGTGTTCCGGCGGCGAGCCGACGCACCTTCGGCGTTGTTTCGCACGCCGGGAGGAGTGCCCATGGCCATGCTTGGAGTCTTGGTTTGTCTGTGGCTGTTTTCCAGCAGCACCTGGCGGGAGGCTCGGGACACACTGCTCGCGGCCGGCTTGGGGTTTGTGCTGTTTGCGGGGACTCGCTGGTGGGCAACCCGCGGCGAGGTGGAGCCCCGCCGCGGGTCTTGA
- a CDS encoding serine hydrolase domain-containing protein: protein MLSRYCAGLLFVTSLVFAAPPAADAGKAGLDATEVAKIAPRMKAMADDQMVAGTVTLVMHKGTLAHLEATGWADIEARKPMRTDSIVQIMSMTKQFTGAAIMMLVEEGKVRLSDPVEKHLPEFRGQWVIVSQNDGLRTMKHPARPITVRDLMTHTSGMGPAAPGIGDILEKMDRTLAEACLVYSQQPLDFEPGTKWQYSNTGLATLGRIVEVASGMAFEKFLETRIFQPLGMVDSYIFLPAEKHGRLAALYQRKDGKLVKAGANVLAGDALQFRKGAKYSGPEYGIYSTAWDLAQWYQMMLNKGTLNGKKLLSPSSVEVMTRVHTGDLKAGHDPGVGFGLTWAVVKEPIGTLTGHSIGTFDHGGAFGTYGWVDPTKELVGVFLVQEADDAKPVRDAFINMANAAVLEPSR, encoded by the coding sequence ATGTTGTCAAGATATTGCGCCGGTCTGTTGTTCGTGACGAGTCTGGTTTTCGCGGCTCCGCCGGCGGCCGACGCCGGTAAAGCCGGGTTGGACGCCACGGAGGTGGCGAAGATCGCGCCGCGCATGAAGGCGATGGCCGACGACCAGATGGTAGCGGGCACGGTGACGCTGGTGATGCACAAGGGCACGCTGGCGCACCTGGAGGCGACCGGTTGGGCGGATATCGAAGCCCGGAAGCCGATGCGGACCGACTCCATCGTGCAGATCATGTCGATGACAAAGCAGTTCACCGGCGCGGCGATCATGATGCTGGTGGAAGAGGGTAAGGTGCGGCTGAGCGATCCAGTGGAGAAGCACCTGCCGGAGTTCCGCGGGCAGTGGGTGATCGTGTCGCAAAACGACGGCCTGCGCACGATGAAGCATCCGGCGCGGCCCATCACGGTGCGCGACCTGATGACGCACACGTCGGGTATGGGGCCGGCGGCTCCGGGCATCGGCGACATCCTGGAGAAGATGGATCGCACGCTGGCCGAGGCGTGTCTGGTCTACTCGCAGCAACCACTGGACTTCGAGCCTGGGACGAAATGGCAGTACTCCAACACCGGGCTGGCGACGCTAGGCCGGATTGTCGAGGTGGCGAGCGGCATGGCTTTTGAGAAGTTTCTCGAAACGCGGATCTTCCAGCCGCTGGGCATGGTGGATTCCTATATCTTCCTGCCCGCTGAGAAGCACGGCCGGCTCGCTGCTCTATACCAGCGGAAGGACGGCAAGCTGGTGAAGGCCGGGGCGAATGTGCTGGCCGGCGACGCGCTGCAGTTCCGCAAGGGCGCGAAATATTCGGGGCCGGAGTATGGAATTTACTCCACGGCCTGGGATCTGGCGCAGTGGTACCAGATGATGCTGAACAAAGGCACTCTCAATGGGAAGAAGCTGTTGTCGCCCTCCTCGGTGGAGGTGATGACCAGGGTCCATACGGGCGACTTGAAGGCGGGCCACGACCCGGGCGTGGGTTTCGGGCTAACCTGGGCCGTGGTGAAGGAGCCGATTGGGACGCTGACGGGCCACAGCATCGGCACGTTTGACCATGGCGGAGCGTTTGGAACCTACGGGTGGGTGGATCCCACCAAGGAGCTGGTAGGCGTGTTTCTGGTGCAGGAGGCGGACGACGCGAAGCCAGTGCGAGATGCGTTTATCAATATGGCCAACGCGGCGGTGCTGGAGCCGTCGCGGTAG
- a CDS encoding uroporphyrinogen decarboxylase family protein: MLNRREFSLGALAMFAPAAKERMTPTERVSAVLKGRMPDRPPFSFWHHFHDEALPATKHAASTMDYQRRYHLDFVKVMSDYPYPKNTKGEWYELKPVESPFPEQLKALELINDGLAGQKYFLETQFNPWNVAEKLSSKEAVLRLMHDKPQSLLDALEAIAKSQANHVKAAIEAGTSGIFLSIANAQHGVMTLAEYRKYSEPFDRMVLAAAKGAPMNTLHLHGERVILDYFWKGWDVPIVQYSVAGTKFPMSEARRRFSGVLMGGLDENRAATATAEELAAWVQKSRVAAPKWICAPGCSIPDNSTDANQLKLSKVLHRER; the protein is encoded by the coding sequence ATGCTGAACCGCCGAGAGTTCTCGCTGGGCGCGCTGGCAATGTTCGCGCCGGCGGCCAAGGAGCGGATGACACCGACAGAGCGGGTGTCGGCCGTGCTGAAGGGACGCATGCCGGACCGTCCGCCGTTCTCGTTCTGGCACCACTTCCACGACGAGGCGCTTCCGGCCACGAAACACGCCGCGTCGACCATGGACTATCAGCGGCGGTACCACCTGGACTTCGTCAAGGTGATGAGCGACTACCCGTACCCGAAGAACACGAAGGGCGAGTGGTATGAGTTGAAGCCTGTGGAGTCGCCGTTCCCCGAGCAGTTGAAAGCGCTGGAACTGATCAACGACGGGCTGGCCGGGCAGAAGTACTTTCTGGAGACACAGTTCAACCCGTGGAACGTGGCCGAGAAGCTGTCGTCGAAGGAGGCGGTGCTGCGGCTGATGCACGACAAACCGCAGTCGCTGCTGGACGCCCTGGAAGCGATTGCGAAGTCGCAGGCGAACCACGTCAAGGCGGCGATTGAAGCCGGCACGTCGGGCATCTTTCTGTCCATCGCCAATGCGCAGCATGGCGTGATGACGCTGGCCGAGTACCGGAAGTACAGCGAGCCCTTCGATCGCATGGTGCTGGCGGCGGCGAAAGGCGCGCCGATGAACACTCTGCACCTGCATGGAGAGAGGGTGATTCTCGATTACTTCTGGAAGGGTTGGGACGTGCCGATTGTGCAGTACTCGGTGGCGGGGACGAAGTTCCCGATGTCGGAGGCGCGACGACGGTTTTCGGGGGTCCTGATGGGTGGACTCGACGAGAACAGGGCAGCGACAGCCACGGCGGAGGAACTGGCGGCCTGGGTCCAGAAGTCGCGCGTGGCGGCGCCGAAGTGGATCTGCGCGCCGGGTTGTTCGATTCCGGACAATTCCACGGATGCCAACCAGCTAAAGCTGAGCAAGGTGCTGCACAGGGAACGATGA
- a CDS encoding methyltransferase domain-containing protein — MSWTARRWDLYAPYYDRLIGFVPHRRRSLALAELRPGERLLVDGCGTGLDLPLIPAEVEVEAIDLSPGMVEQALSKGTAARVRTMDAQQLEFADATFDCVLLHLIVAIVPDPLRCLREAARVVKPGGRVMVFDKYFHGTGRPRLIRRVLNPLMRFLVTDLNVRTLDLAVEAGFRVVHDEPAMLNGMFRIARLELR; from the coding sequence ATGAGCTGGACGGCCCGCCGCTGGGATCTTTACGCGCCTTACTACGACAGGCTGATCGGCTTTGTGCCGCATCGCCGGCGGTCGCTGGCCTTGGCTGAACTGCGACCGGGTGAACGCCTGCTCGTGGACGGCTGCGGGACGGGTCTGGACCTGCCGCTGATTCCGGCGGAAGTTGAGGTGGAAGCGATCGATCTGAGTCCGGGCATGGTGGAGCAGGCCCTGAGCAAGGGGACTGCGGCCCGAGTGCGGACGATGGACGCACAGCAACTGGAGTTTGCGGATGCGACCTTCGACTGTGTGCTGCTGCACCTGATTGTGGCCATCGTGCCCGACCCGCTGCGGTGCCTGCGGGAGGCCGCGCGGGTGGTGAAGCCCGGCGGACGCGTGATGGTATTCGACAAGTACTTTCACGGGACGGGCCGGCCCCGGCTGATCCGGCGGGTACTGAACCCGCTGATGCGATTCCTGGTTACCGACCTGAATGTTCGAACTCTGGACCTGGCCGTGGAGGCCGGGTTCCGGGTGGTGCATGACGAGCCGGCAATGCTGAACGGGATGTTCCGCATCGCGCGGCTGGAACTGCGCTAG
- a CDS encoding Ig-like domain-containing protein: MRTLVLALLSSTLLCGGNVTVAFDPTNPVVGPFPTNFLTTPDETQKTGRRVNLPLPDCEAKPGDCQEITLINELDGFNVQARIMVVFNGPVSPDTLRGGVRLLWLDGSNHVTAVNRVSWDPATNTMLAKPDEPLRQGLRYAVLVTDAVKDVDGEAVKRDEGFQACIDERIGGAYCTEIKDTVALAGQVLPDAVIAGGSVFTTMTGTSLLEAARQMIDLSAPAYERVASVLTRDIKSLTVHAQVRTEGEKFDEVPFPAPPAILALLGINRIAFGTLASPRLLNDQQIIPTTPTLDPLPKEIGFDKLAFHVLLPSTPMPDGGYPVLLAAHGLGDNRLAGPSVLAQSFMPKGYAIVALNAVGHGYGPESTLRVGTDAGVQEFPAPGRGMDLDGDGVIGTTEGCVVLVPGAPISIRDCVRQTAIDWMAMARAIKLGLDLDGDGRPDLDGSRMSFWGQSLGAFTGTLVMATDPDISSAVLNVGGASGTETARVSLALRPLVQAYLGRREPALLNALPDFDEQYVGRDEPAKILSVAGAADLKDEFERLEWIEASGAPSTYAPHLKTAPLDGVPAKRVLFQFAIGDQTVPNPSNSLLVRCAGGQALTSIYRHDLARALRPGLPADPHAYFAFLLDVNGAPISLAVLAQAVTFVQSGEDVVPDANYLVTPFFGVELFETPLVLPETTGFLP, translated from the coding sequence ATGCGGACACTCGTCCTGGCCCTGCTCTCTTCCACATTGCTTTGTGGCGGGAACGTCACCGTTGCGTTTGATCCTACGAACCCTGTGGTTGGCCCGTTCCCGACCAACTTTCTGACAACACCGGACGAGACACAGAAGACGGGCCGGCGGGTGAATCTGCCCCTACCGGACTGCGAAGCGAAGCCGGGCGACTGCCAGGAGATCACGCTGATCAACGAGCTGGACGGATTCAACGTGCAGGCTCGGATCATGGTGGTGTTCAACGGCCCGGTAAGCCCCGACACGTTGCGCGGTGGTGTGCGTCTGCTGTGGCTGGACGGGTCGAACCACGTCACGGCGGTGAACCGGGTGAGCTGGGATCCGGCGACGAACACGATGCTGGCGAAGCCGGATGAGCCTCTGCGCCAAGGGCTGCGCTACGCGGTGCTGGTGACCGATGCGGTGAAGGATGTGGACGGCGAAGCAGTGAAGCGGGATGAAGGGTTTCAGGCGTGCATCGATGAGCGGATTGGCGGGGCCTATTGCACCGAGATCAAAGATACGGTCGCTCTGGCCGGGCAGGTGCTGCCGGACGCCGTGATTGCCGGCGGATCGGTATTCACCACGATGACCGGAACGTCGTTGCTGGAAGCCGCGCGCCAGATGATCGATCTCAGCGCCCCGGCGTACGAAAGAGTGGCCTCGGTTCTTACCCGAGACATCAAGAGCTTGACCGTGCATGCGCAGGTACGGACCGAGGGCGAAAAGTTCGACGAGGTGCCATTCCCTGCCCCGCCGGCGATTCTGGCGTTGCTGGGCATCAACCGGATCGCGTTTGGAACATTGGCGTCACCGCGGCTTTTGAACGATCAGCAGATCATCCCCACTACCCCGACGCTCGATCCGCTTCCGAAGGAGATTGGTTTCGACAAGCTCGCGTTCCACGTACTGCTGCCAAGTACGCCGATGCCGGATGGGGGCTATCCTGTGTTGCTGGCCGCGCACGGATTGGGTGACAACCGGTTGGCCGGTCCGTCCGTACTGGCGCAGTCGTTCATGCCGAAGGGTTATGCAATTGTGGCGCTGAATGCCGTGGGGCATGGGTATGGACCGGAATCGACGCTCCGCGTGGGGACCGATGCGGGGGTTCAGGAGTTTCCGGCGCCCGGCCGGGGTATGGATCTGGATGGGGATGGCGTGATTGGCACGACCGAGGGTTGCGTGGTGCTGGTGCCGGGCGCGCCGATCTCGATTCGCGACTGCGTGCGGCAGACGGCGATCGACTGGATGGCGATGGCGCGAGCGATCAAGCTGGGCCTGGATCTCGACGGCGATGGGCGGCCGGACCTGGATGGCTCGCGGATGTCGTTCTGGGGGCAGTCGCTAGGTGCCTTCACCGGCACGTTGGTGATGGCCACGGATCCGGACATCTCGTCAGCCGTGCTGAATGTCGGCGGGGCAAGCGGTACGGAGACCGCGCGGGTGAGTCTGGCACTGCGTCCGCTGGTGCAGGCATATCTGGGGCGGCGCGAGCCCGCGCTGCTGAACGCATTGCCCGACTTCGATGAGCAATACGTGGGACGCGACGAGCCGGCGAAGATCCTCAGTGTGGCGGGCGCAGCCGACTTGAAGGACGAGTTTGAACGGTTGGAGTGGATCGAAGCCAGCGGGGCTCCATCGACATACGCGCCGCACTTGAAGACGGCCCCACTGGATGGCGTGCCCGCGAAGCGCGTGCTGTTCCAATTTGCGATTGGGGATCAGACCGTGCCGAATCCGTCAAACTCGTTGCTGGTGCGGTGCGCGGGCGGTCAGGCGCTGACATCCATCTACCGCCACGATTTGGCGCGCGCATTGCGGCCCGGATTGCCGGCCGATCCGCACGCCTACTTCGCCTTCCTGTTGGACGTGAACGGGGCGCCCATCTCGCTGGCGGTGCTGGCGCAGGCGGTGACATTCGTACAATCGGGCGAAGATGTGGTGCCGGATGCTAACTACCTGGTGACACCCTTCTTTGGGGTCGAGTTGTTCGAGACCCCGCTCGTACTGCCCGAGACCACTGGGTTCCTGCCGTAG
- a CDS encoding TlpA disulfide reductase family protein — translation MDKNKLAFRIQMLAVVLLAGLALVMGNSLRERVIAVGDSAPKFTVRTDRGREVSTRDFGGKVLVVNFWATWCPPCIEEMPSLEAMARQLGPKGVVVLGVSVDKNDTSYKKFLAQARVTFETSRDPEANISADYGTFKYPETYIIDKEGKVRQKIIGPQDWTSPEVIRSIESLL, via the coding sequence ATGGACAAGAACAAATTGGCATTCAGGATTCAGATGTTGGCCGTGGTGCTGTTGGCCGGTCTGGCTCTCGTCATGGGTAATTCGCTGCGCGAGCGGGTGATAGCAGTGGGCGACAGTGCTCCGAAGTTTACTGTTCGCACGGATCGCGGGCGCGAAGTCTCGACGCGCGATTTCGGCGGCAAGGTACTGGTGGTGAACTTCTGGGCGACGTGGTGCCCGCCATGCATCGAGGAGATGCCGTCACTGGAGGCCATGGCGCGGCAACTGGGTCCGAAGGGCGTGGTGGTGCTGGGCGTGAGTGTGGACAAGAATGACACCTCGTATAAGAAGTTCCTGGCGCAGGCGCGGGTTACGTTCGAGACGTCGCGCGACCCCGAGGCCAACATCAGCGCCGACTACGGCACGTTTAAGTATCCCGAGACATACATTATTGACAAAGAAGGCAAGGTTCGGCAGAAGATCATCGGTCCACAGGATTGGACGTCGCCGGAAGTGATCCGCAGCATCGAGTCGCTCCTGTAG
- a CDS encoding VTT domain-containing protein produces the protein MPGLWEFVLRHGYGLMFAAVFLEQLGAPVPAVPVLMAMGAMAGLGYYSGSLALLAAVLATLGPDMLWYLLGRWRGDSILGFLCKLSLEPDTCVRTTTNAFDRWGPATLLVAKFIPGLSTVAPPLAGSARLPFARFVAFDAGGALLWSGSSLLLGFLLRRKVEAFAEHLSNFGLGLLVVIGSPLAAWIFWKLWQRERAMRLYRVTRLAATDLKALLDAGTPTHIIDLRAPSVIKRTGSKLPGAVTLRQDEVDVHLRSLPSGAHLVFYCS, from the coding sequence ATGCCAGGGCTTTGGGAATTCGTTCTACGCCACGGGTACGGCCTGATGTTCGCGGCTGTGTTCCTGGAGCAACTGGGTGCGCCTGTGCCCGCCGTGCCCGTGCTGATGGCCATGGGCGCGATGGCTGGCCTGGGTTACTACTCGGGGTCGCTGGCGCTATTGGCGGCGGTGCTCGCCACGCTGGGGCCGGACATGTTGTGGTATCTGCTGGGACGGTGGCGCGGCGACTCCATCCTGGGCTTTCTGTGCAAGCTGTCGCTGGAGCCCGACACGTGTGTCCGGACCACGACGAACGCCTTTGACCGCTGGGGCCCCGCGACGCTGCTGGTGGCGAAGTTCATTCCGGGGTTGAGCACGGTGGCGCCGCCTCTGGCTGGGAGCGCCCGGCTGCCGTTTGCCCGGTTTGTGGCCTTCGATGCCGGCGGAGCCCTGCTATGGTCAGGATCCTCTCTGCTGTTGGGGTTCCTGTTGAGGCGCAAGGTGGAGGCGTTCGCGGAGCATCTCTCGAACTTCGGGCTGGGCCTGTTGGTGGTCATCGGGTCACCGCTGGCCGCGTGGATCTTCTGGAAGCTATGGCAGCGGGAGCGGGCGATGCGGCTCTACCGCGTAACGCGGCTGGCCGCCACGGATTTGAAGGCGCTGCTGGACGCCGGAACGCCGACGCACATCATTGATCTGCGGGCGCCGAGTGTCATCAAACGGACGGGCTCGAAGCTGCCCGGCGCGGTCACCTTGCGGCAGGATGAGGTGGATGTTCACTTGCGGAGCCTGCCTTCCGGCGCGCATCTGGTCTTCTATTGCAGTTGA
- a CDS encoding FAD-linked oxidase C-terminal domain-containing protein, which yields MGTWKDELIRTVGPRGYLDRPEDLRLYEYDGGVDKARPEIVVFPRSTEEVSAVVRVAHRNGVPIVGRGAGTGLSGGAIPEKGGIMVGFSRMNRILEIDLANERAVVEPGVVNLDISLAVDAAGYFYAPDPSSQRACTIGGNVAENAGGPHTLAYGVTTNHVLGLEVVLPDGTVMQTGAWWPDTPGYDLTGLLTGSEGTMGLVTKVIIRLMKKPECVKTVLAIFDSVDDCALSVSEITARAITPAAVEMLDGCMLKMVEDAVHAGYPLDADGVLLIELEGVKEAVEEQAEQVRQACEYCHAREFRVARSELERQLLWKGRKNAFGAIGRVSPFYYVHDGVVPRTQIAPTLRRIGEISRQQALTIGNIFHAGDGNMHPIILFDARKPGDLGRAQKAGFDILEYCIQVGGSITGEHGIGMEKVHLMDKQFSVESLDMMRRIRDLFDPGRLFNPGKLLPAGRGCAEIRQPPLIAGNPVY from the coding sequence ATGGGCACTTGGAAGGACGAACTGATTCGAACGGTTGGTCCGCGCGGGTACCTGGACCGCCCCGAGGATCTGCGGCTGTATGAGTACGACGGCGGGGTGGATAAGGCCCGGCCGGAGATTGTCGTTTTCCCACGTTCGACAGAAGAAGTGAGCGCAGTTGTGCGCGTGGCTCACCGGAACGGCGTGCCGATTGTCGGGCGCGGCGCGGGCACGGGGCTGAGCGGCGGGGCGATTCCCGAAAAGGGCGGCATCATGGTGGGCTTCTCCCGCATGAACCGCATCCTGGAGATCGACCTGGCGAACGAACGCGCGGTGGTGGAGCCGGGCGTCGTCAATCTGGACATCAGCCTGGCGGTGGACGCGGCGGGGTATTTCTATGCTCCGGATCCTTCCAGCCAGCGCGCCTGCACCATCGGCGGCAACGTGGCGGAGAATGCCGGTGGGCCGCACACGCTCGCCTATGGCGTCACGACGAACCACGTATTGGGCCTGGAGGTGGTGCTGCCGGACGGCACTGTGATGCAGACCGGTGCGTGGTGGCCGGATACTCCAGGCTATGACCTCACCGGGTTGTTGACGGGTAGCGAAGGCACGATGGGCCTGGTGACGAAGGTGATCATCCGGCTGATGAAGAAGCCGGAGTGCGTAAAGACAGTGCTGGCGATTTTCGACAGCGTGGACGACTGTGCGCTGTCGGTGAGCGAGATCACGGCGCGTGCCATCACACCGGCGGCGGTGGAGATGCTGGACGGCTGCATGCTGAAGATGGTGGAAGACGCCGTACATGCCGGGTATCCGCTGGACGCGGATGGCGTGCTGCTGATCGAGCTGGAAGGCGTGAAAGAGGCCGTGGAGGAGCAGGCGGAGCAGGTGCGGCAGGCCTGCGAGTATTGCCACGCGCGGGAATTTCGCGTGGCGCGCAGCGAGCTGGAACGCCAGTTGCTATGGAAGGGCCGCAAGAACGCGTTTGGGGCGATTGGCCGCGTGAGTCCGTTCTACTACGTGCACGACGGGGTGGTGCCGCGCACGCAAATCGCGCCGACGCTGCGGCGCATCGGCGAGATCTCCAGGCAGCAGGCGCTGACCATCGGGAACATCTTCCACGCGGGCGACGGCAACATGCATCCGATCATCCTCTTCGACGCGCGGAAGCCGGGTGACCTGGGCCGGGCGCAGAAAGCAGGCTTCGACATTCTGGAGTACTGCATTCAGGTAGGCGGCTCGATTACAGGCGAGCATGGCATCGGCATGGAGAAGGTCCACCTGATGGACAAGCAGTTTTCCGTTGAATCGCTGGACATGATGCGGCGCATCCGCGATCTGTTCGATCCAGGACGGCTGTTCAATCCGGGCAAACTGTTGCCGGCGGGCCGGGGCTGCGCCGAGATCCGGCAGCCACCGCTGATCGCGGGCAATCCGGTTTACTGA
- a CDS encoding M1 family metallopeptidase has protein sequence MKMLRLISCLLMAMGLPAATPVRYSVDLTIVPERPEFSGVARITVKLDAGSTGVTLNAKDLVPGNARVSSGGRTVAARARVLNPEEIRVEWVAPLGPGEAEVEIAYQGRMDDKLLVGPYRRQVDGAWYVFTTFTAIEARRAFPCFDEPHFKTPWKLTLHVRREHQAFSNTGMETETPEPDGMKAMRFAATAPLPSELVAFAVGPFDTLEGHAAGQKKVPVRVVTPRGRSQQGRYAADVTDTLLARLERYTGIPYPSGKLDHVALPEGAYGAVENPGLITYQQRGLLAEPGKDTPEWRARLRGLMTHELAHQWFGNLVTQAGWQDVWLSEGFATWLAGRMMDDDSPAAERNLAAVAARERIMAVDSVAAARPVRLAMRGREELSDVYSRMVYQKGAAVLLMLEGWQGEQRFRQELQSYLKQRQFGVATTDDLAKALGTAATLHTFLDQPGIPKVEVTARCENGRGRLMLAQQDKAKNWSVPVCWRTDRARACTVLESGEQTVPLNACPAWVFGNAGGTGYYRTVWSEGQLKVLTAGGLAQLTAAEKLTLVYDLQAGGVGASVLSTLAADAQPRVARAAAEALRAVAPKEPTGEKP, from the coding sequence ATGAAGATGCTGCGCCTGATCTCGTGCCTGCTGATGGCGATGGGTTTGCCCGCGGCGACCCCGGTCCGATACTCCGTTGATCTGACAATTGTGCCGGAGCGCCCCGAGTTTAGTGGCGTGGCTCGCATCACCGTCAAGCTGGATGCCGGCTCGACCGGCGTTACGTTGAACGCCAAAGACTTAGTGCCGGGCAACGCGCGGGTGAGCTCCGGAGGACGGACGGTGGCTGCGCGGGCGCGAGTGCTCAATCCGGAGGAGATTCGGGTGGAGTGGGTGGCGCCGCTGGGCCCTGGCGAGGCGGAAGTCGAAATTGCCTATCAGGGGCGAATGGACGACAAGCTACTGGTGGGCCCGTATCGCAGGCAGGTGGATGGCGCATGGTATGTGTTCACCACCTTCACGGCTATCGAAGCCCGGCGGGCCTTTCCGTGCTTCGACGAACCGCATTTCAAAACGCCCTGGAAGCTGACGCTGCATGTCCGCCGCGAGCACCAGGCATTCAGCAATACGGGAATGGAGACTGAGACTCCGGAGCCGGATGGCATGAAGGCGATGCGATTCGCGGCGACGGCGCCGCTGCCGTCCGAGTTGGTTGCCTTCGCCGTGGGGCCCTTCGACACGCTGGAGGGGCATGCTGCCGGGCAGAAGAAGGTACCTGTCCGCGTGGTAACGCCACGGGGGCGGTCGCAACAGGGGCGCTATGCGGCGGATGTCACGGACACTTTGCTGGCACGGCTGGAGCGGTACACGGGAATCCCCTATCCGTCGGGCAAGCTGGATCACGTAGCGCTGCCGGAGGGGGCGTATGGTGCCGTGGAGAATCCGGGGCTGATCACGTACCAGCAACGGGGCCTGCTGGCTGAACCTGGCAAGGACACGCCGGAGTGGCGTGCGCGGCTGCGAGGGCTGATGACTCACGAACTGGCGCACCAGTGGTTTGGGAATCTGGTGACGCAGGCCGGCTGGCAGGACGTGTGGCTGAGCGAGGGATTCGCGACATGGCTGGCAGGGCGGATGATGGACGACGACTCTCCGGCGGCGGAGAGGAACCTGGCGGCCGTGGCGGCGCGCGAGCGGATCATGGCGGTCGATTCAGTAGCTGCGGCCCGGCCGGTGCGTCTGGCGATGCGGGGCCGCGAGGAGTTGAGCGACGTTTATAGCCGCATGGTTTACCAGAAGGGTGCCGCGGTGCTGCTGATGCTGGAGGGCTGGCAGGGCGAGCAGCGATTCCGGCAGGAGTTGCAATCGTATCTGAAACAGCGGCAGTTCGGTGTTGCGACGACGGACGATCTGGCGAAGGCGCTGGGCACCGCCGCGACGCTGCATACGTTTCTCGACCAGCCCGGGATCCCGAAGGTTGAGGTGACGGCGCGGTGCGAGAACGGCCGCGGGCGGCTGATGCTGGCGCAGCAGGACAAGGCGAAGAACTGGTCGGTCCCAGTCTGCTGGAGGACTGACAGGGCGCGGGCTTGCACGGTTTTGGAATCAGGCGAACAGACTGTGCCGTTGAACGCGTGTCCAGCCTGGGTTTTTGGAAATGCCGGCGGGACCGGCTACTACCGGACTGTTTGGAGCGAGGGACAACTAAAGGTTTTGACGGCTGGCGGCCTGGCCCAGTTGACCGCGGCCGAGAAGTTGACGCTCGTCTATGACCTGCAGGCTGGTGGCGTGGGTGCGAGCGTACTGTCGACGTTGGCCGCGGATGCGCAACCTCGCGTGGCGCGGGCGGCGGCCGAGGCGTTGCGGGCGGTCGCGCCAAAAGAGCCGACGGGCGAGAAGCCCTGA